In the genome of Pseudomonas fluorescens, the window CCTCGCGGGCCTGGCGGATCGCCTTCTTGAAGGCCGCGATCGGGCTTGCCTTCAGGGCCAGTTCAGCCTGGAACTGGCCTCGGTCGAAGAGTTCGGGATCCACCTGCGGCATCGATTGGCTTTCCTTTCTATAGGCGAGGTTCGGTGTCGGGATCAGGCCGAAACGCGAGGGATGGTGTCATCGCCGCGCAGGGTGAAGATCTCGTAACCGGTTTCAGTCACCAGCAGGGTGTGTTCCCACTGTGCCGAGAGCTTGCGGTCCTTGGTGATCGCGGTCCAGCCGTCGCCCAGTACCTTGGTGTCGGCACGGCCCTGGTTGATCATCGGCTCGATGGTGAAGGTCATGCCGGCCTTGAGTTCCATGCCGGTGCCAGCACGGCCGTAGTGCAGGATCTGCGGCTCTTCGTGGAACACCTTGCCGATACCATGACCGCAGAATTCGCGAACCACCGAAAATCCGTTCTTTTCCGCGTGCTTCTGAATGATTTCGCCGATGTCGCCCAGGCGGCAGCCGGGTTTGACGATTTCAATCGCCTTGTACATGCATTCCTGGGTCACCTGGGACAGGCGCTCGGCCCAGACCGGCACGTTGCCGACGTGGAACATGCGGCTGGTGTCGCCGTGGTAGCCGTCCTTGATGACGGTGACGTCGATGTTCAGGGTATCGCCATCTTTGAGCGGCTTGTCGTTCGGGATGCCGTGACAGACCACGTGGTTGATCGACGTGCAGATCGACTTCGGATAGCCCTTGTAGTTGAGCGGGGCAGGGATGGCTTTCTGCTCATTGACGATGTAGTCGTGGCAGGTCTGGTTCAGTTGATCGGTGGTAACGCCCGGCTTGACATATTCGGCAATCATTTCCAGCACATCGGCGGCCAGTTTGCCGGCGATACGCATTTTGGCGATATCCTCGGGGGTTTTGAGGGTGACGGTCATACAGGCTCTCTCTGCGCCCGACGGCGCTTACTAAACGGAAAGGGCATTGCGCGATCGAACTTCGCGGCCCTGAAAAATGCGATTCTACCAGACGATCAGCGCAAATCTGCGCCTGTGTGCATCGCTTCTCTCTATAGAATGGTGCATTCTTGGCGGATTCCAAGGGATGGAGCAAAGCACTCGCCAGGATTTCAGAATCCGGGTTCCGTTTTGCCCTGCCTTGTGATATAAAATGCGCCGCTTTCCGGGGATGTCCCGTAAAGCCTAAATCCACACACGTGTCGACACGATGACCTGGGTGCCTTCAGCTGATGCTGCTGGTTGGTCATTGGGATACGTGGAGGCCAAACCCGACTTATTAAGGAACTATCATGTCCCAAGTCAACATGCGCGATATGCTGAAGGCCGGTGTGCACTTCGGTCACCAGACCCGTTACTGGAACCCGAAAATGGGTAAGTACATTTTCGGCGCGCGTAACAAGATCCACATCATCAACCTTGAAAAAACCCTGCCAATGTTCAACGAAGCTCTGACTTTCGTAGAACGTCTGGCCCAGGGCAAAAACAAGATTCTGTTCGTCGGCACCAAGCGTTCCGCTGGCAAGATCGTTGCTGAAGAAGCAGCACGTTGCGGTTCGCCGTACGTCGATCACCGCTGGTTGGGCGGCATGCTGACCAACTTCAAAACCATCCGTGCTTCCATCAAGCGTCTGCGTGACCTTGAAGTTCAAGCCGAAGACGGTACTTTCGCCAAGCTGACCAAGAAAGAAGCGCTGATGCGCACTCGTGACCTGGAAAAGCTGGATCGTTCCCTGGGTGGTATCAAGGACATGGGCGGTCTGCCAGACGCTCTGTTCGTTATCGACGTTGATCACGAGCGCATCGCGATCACCGAAGCCAACAAGCTGGGCATCCCGGTTATCGGCGTAGTCGATACCAACAGCAGCCCGGAAGGCGTTGACTACATCATCCCAGGCAACGATGACGCAATCCGCGCTATCCAGCTGTACATGGGTTCGATGGCTGACGCTGTAATCCGCGGTCGCAACAACGTTGCCGGCGGCACCGTAGAGTTCGCAGCTGAAGAAACTCAGGCTGCAGCTGAGTAATTGACGCCCTGGCGTTGACTCAGTAAGCAAAAAGGGGGCTTGGCCCCCTTTTTGCCACCTCGAAAACCATTTGTCGGCGCCCACCGCTCTATCTGTAACGTGCGGCAGCTAACAAGGGTGGTTGGGGAAGAATTGATCGCCCGTTCGATCGGGTGGAATGGTTGAAAACCTATCCAAGAGGATTTTGAAATGGCAGAGATTACTGCAGCGTTGGTCAAAGAACTGCGCGAGCGTACTGGCGAAGGCATGATGGACTGCAAAAAGGCCTTGACCAAGGCTGGCGGCGACATCGAGAAAGCCATTGATGACATGCGCGCTTCGGGCGCCATCAAGGCTGCCAAGAAGGCCGGCAACGTTGCCGCTGAAGGCGCTATCGCTCTGAAGGAAGACGGTAAGTCCGCCGTTCTGCTGGAAGTGAACTCGCAGACCGACTTCCTGGCCCTGCAGGACGACTTCAAGGAATTTGTTGCAGCAAGCGTTGAAAAAGCGTTCGCCGACAAGTTGACTGATGTTGCTCCGCTGATCGAAGCTCAAGAAACTGCTCGCCTGGTACTGGTCGGCAAGGTTGGCGAAAACGTCAACATCCGTCGTCTGGCACGCGTTGAGGGTGACGTTGTCGGTGGCTACCTGCACGGCAACAAGATCGGTGTTGCAGTTGTCCTGAAAGGCGGCAGTGTCGAGCTGGCCAAGGACATCGCTATGCACGTAGCGGCTACCAATCCTGAATTCCTGCTGCCATCGGAAGTTTCCGCTGAAGCGATCGAGCGCGAGAAAGGCGTGTTCCTGACGCTGAACGCTGACAAGATCGCCGGCAAGCCGGAAAACATCGTTGAAAACATGGTCAAAGGCCGTATCAGCAAGTTCCTGGCCGAAGCCAGCCTGGTTGAGCAGGCTTTCGTCAAGAACCCTGAAATCAAGGTCGGCGAACTGGCCAAGAAAGCCGGCGCTGAAATCGTTTCCTTCACTTACTTCAAAGTAGGCGAAGGCATCGAGAAGCCAGTGGACAACTTCGCAGAAGAAGTTGCTGCCCAGCTGGCTGCCGCCAAGCAATAAGACGGTTTTTTAACTGTCGCCCAGAAGAGGCTGCCCGCTCACGCGCGCAGCCTCTTTTCAGATGGGGCACCAATTTTTATTTGGTTTCCTTTTGGAACTGGCTTACAAAGCCATGTTCCGATGGCGCTGAAGCAGCGCCAAGCTAGAGTGAGCGCCAGCTGTAAACAGCTCGCAAAGAATTTTTAAAATACGCCGCAGGAGAGATTCGCAATGGCTCAGCAGGGCAGTGGTTATCAGGCTCGCTATAAACGCATTCTACTCAAGCTTAGCGGCGAGGCCCTGATGGGCTCGGAAGAGTTCGGGATCGACCCGAAAGTTCTGGATCGCATGGCATTGGAAGTTGGCCAACTGGTCGGCATCGGTGTTCAGGTCGGTCTGGTCATCGGTGGTGGCAACCTGTTCCGCGGCGCGGCGCTCAGCGCGGCGGGCATGGATCGGGTTACCGGTGACCACATGGGCATGCTGGCCACTGTGATGAACGCCCTGGCAATGCGCGACGCGCTGGAACGTGCCAACATCTCGGCCATCGTGATGTCCGCTATTTCCATGGTTGGTGTGACCGATCACTACGATCGTCGCAAGGCCATGCGTCACTTGAACTCCAAGGACGTGGTGATTTTCGCGGCCGGTACCGGCAACCCGTTCTTTACGACGGATTCGGCTGCCTGCCTGCGTGCAATCGAAATCGATGCCGATGTCGTGCTCAAGGCGACCAAGGTCGATGGCGTCTACACCGCTGACCCGTTCAAAGACCCGCATGCCGAGAAGTTCGATCATCTGACCTACGATGAAGTGCTGGATCGCAAGCTGGGTGTGATGGATCTGACGGCCATTTGCCTGTGCCGCGACCACAAGATGCCGCTACGCGTATTTAACATGAACAAGCCCGGCGCCCTGCTGAACATCGTGCATGGCGGCGCTGAAGGAACCCTGATCGAGGAAGGCCAACAATGATCAACGAAATCAAGAAAGACGCTCAAGAGCGCATGCAGAAGTCCGTGGAGTCGCTGGCGCACAACTTCGGCCGCATTCGTACCGGCCAGGCGCACCCGAGCATCCTGGAAGGCGTGATGGTGCCGTACTACGGTTCCGACACCCCGATCAAGCAAGTGGCCAACATCACCGTCAAGGACGCCCGTACCCTGCAAGTCGTTGCTTTCGAACGCAACATGCTGGGTGCCGTCGACAAGGCGATCGGTAGCGCGGGTCTGAACCTGAACCCGACCAACCTCGGCGAGCTGCTGTTGATCTCCATGCCTGCCCTGACCGAAGAAACCCGCAAGGGTTTCACCAAGCAGGCTCGTGACGTCGCTGAAGATGCCCGTGTTGCCGTGCGCAACATCCGTCGTGATGCCAACAGCCAGCTCAAGGATCTGGTGAAGGAAAAAGAGATCAGCGAAGACGAAGAGCGTCGTGCGACTGGCGAGATTGACGATCTGACCAAGAAGTTCGTGGCTAAAATCGACGCGGATCTGGCGCAGAAAGAAAAAGACCTGATGGCCGTATAAGGGTCGCGTTTTCATGGATAAGACAAAGCAGACTGCACCGTCCGCGGTGCCGCGCCATGTCGCGATCATCATGGATGGTAACAATCGCTGGGCGAAAAAACGCTTTATGCCGGGTGTCGCCGGGCATAAAGCGGGCGTGGATGCGGTGCGTGCGGTCATCGAGGTTTGTGCCGAGGCCAAGGTCGAAGTGCTGACCTTGTTCGCCTTTTCCAGCGAGAACTGGCAACGTCCGGCCGATGAGGTCAGCGCTTTGATGGATCTGTTCTTCAGGGCGCTACGTCGTGAGGCCAAGCGCCTCAACGACAACAACATCAGCCTGCGCATCATTGGTGACCGCTCGCGTTTTCATCCCGAGCTGCAGGCCGCCATGCGTGAAGCAGAGGCCATGACGGTTGGCGCCAATCGTTTTGTGCTGCAGATCGCTGCCAATTACGGCGGTCAGTGGGATATCGCGCAAGCTGCGCAACGACTGGCGCGAGAAGTTCAGGCCGGACACTTGCGTCCGGAGGACATCACGCCTGGTCTGCTGCAGACCTGCCTGGTCACAGGCGACCTGCCGTTGCCGGACTTGTGTATCCGTACCGGTGGTGAGCACCGCATCAGCAACTTCCTGCTCTGGCAACTTGCCTATGCCGAGTTGTATTTCTCCGACCTGTTCTGGCCGGACTTCAAACACGATGCCATGCGCAATGCGCTGGCCGATTTTGCTTCCCGCCAGCGCCGCTTCGGTAAAACGAGCGAGCAGGTCGAGGCTGGAGCCCGGGTTTAATGCTTAAACAACGAATCATCACCGCACTGATCCTGCTGCCGATTGCCCTGTGCGGGTTTTTCCTGCTTGAAGGTTCCGGCTTTGCACTGTTCATCGGGCTGGTCGTAACCCTGGGTGCCTGGGAATGGGCGCGCCTGGCGGGTTTCGCCGATCAGGCGTTCCGCGTCGGTTATGCCGCTGTGGTCGCTTTGGTGCTGTTCGTCATGTACATCCTGCCCGGCCTCGCGCCTTGGGTGTTGGGCGCTTCGGTGCTGTGGTGGGCGGTGGCGACGTATCTGGTGTTGACCTATCCGCGTTCGAGCGAGCATTGGTCCAATGCGGCGACCAAGTTGGTGATCGGCCTGTTGATTCTCCTGCCGGCCTGGCAAGGCCTGGTGCAGATCAAGCAATACCCGCTGGGTAACTGGCTGATCATGGCGGTGATGGTGTTGGTCTGGGGTGCCGATATCGGTGCGTACTTTTCCGGTCGGGCCTTCGGCAAGCGCAAGCTCGCACCACAGGTCAGTCCGGGCAAAAGCTGGGAAGGCGTTTACGGTGGTCTGGCGCTGAGCCTGGTGATTACCACAATCGTTGCTCTGGTACGCGACTGGACGGTGGCCGAGCTGCTCAAAGGGCTGATCGGCGCTGCGCTTATCGTGTTTGTCTCGGTGGTGGGCGATCTCACTGAAAGCATGTTCAAGCGTCAATCCGGGATCAAGGACAGCAGTAATCTGCTTCCGGGTCACGGCGGCGTGCTGGATCGTATCGACAGCCTGACGGCAGCGATTCCGGTGTTTGCCGTGTTGCTGTGGATGGCGGCGCCATGAGCCGCCCGCAACAGATTACCGTTCTGGGTGCGACCGGCTCGATTGGCCTGAGTACGCTCGATGTCATCGCTCGTCATCCTGACCGTTATCAGGTCTTTGCCTTGAGTGGCTTCACTCGCTTGAGTGAATTGCTGGCGTTGTGCGTGCGGCATGTCCCGCGATTTGCCGTGGTGCCTGAGGTCGCGGCTGCCCGTACCTTGCAGGATGATTTGCGCGCGGCGGGACTTTCGACCCGTGTTCTGGTGGGTGAGGAGGGTTTGTGTCAGGTCGCTTCCGATCCGGAAGTCGAGACGGTCATGGCGGCCATCGTCGGTGCGGCGGGATTGCGCCCGACATTGGCGGCGGTCGAGGCTGGCAAGAAGATTCTCCTGGCCAATAAAGAAGCGCTGGTCATGTCCGGTGCGTTGTTCATGCAGGCGGTGCGCAAGAGCGGTTCGGTGTTGCTGCCGATCGATAGCGAGCACAACGCGATTTTCCAGTGCATGCCGCTCGATTATGCCCGTGGCCTTGAGGCGGTCGGCGTACGTCGGATTTTGCTGACGGCCTCCGGTGGACCGTTCCGCCAGACGCCAATGGCTGAACTGGCGCATGTTTCTCCCGATCAGGCGTGTGCTCACCCGAACTGGTCCATGGGGCGAAAAATCTCCGTTGACTCGGCCAGCATGATGAACAAGGGGCTTGAGTTGATCGAAGCCTGCTGGCTGTTCGACGCCAAGCCATCCCAGGTCGAGGTGGTGATTCACCCGCAAAGCGTGATTCATTCGCTGGTCGACTACGTCGATGGTTCTGTTCTGGCGCAGCTGGGTAATCCGGACATGCGCACGCCCATCGCCAATGCCCTGGCCTGGCCTGAGCGGATTGATTCGGGTGTTGCACCGCTGGATCTGTTCGCCATTGCGCGCCTGGATTTCCAGGCGCCCGATGAAGAGCGTTTCCCATGCCTGCGTCTGGCCCGTCAGGCGGCCGAGGCGGGTAACAGTGCGCCGGCCATGCTCAACGCGGCGAACGAAGTGGCGGTGGCGGCATTTCTCGACGAACGGGTTCGTTACCCGGAAATCGCGAGTATCATCGAGGAAGTACTGAATCTGGAGCCCGTAGTGGCAGTGGATGACCTCGATGCAGTGTTCACGGCAGACGCGAAGGCGCGATTGCTGGCCGGACAATGGTTGAGCCGTCACGGGCGGTAAATGCTGCGGATAGTTGACACAGGCAGCAGCGGATAGGAATGCGGAGAAAGTAGATGAGCGCGCTCTATATGATTGTCGGTACCCTGGTCGCTCTGGGTGTGCTGGTTACCTTCCACGAGTTCGGCCATTTTTGGGTCGCGCGTCGCTGTGGGGTCAAAGTGCTGCGCTTCTCCGTAGGCTTCGGTACGCCTTTGCTGCGCTGGCACGACAAGCAAGGTACCGAATTCGTCGTCGCGGCGATCCCGTTGGGCGGCTACGTCAAAATGCTCGATGAGCGCGAGGGTGAAGTACCACTCGATCAGCTCGACCAGGCCTTCAATCGCAAATCCGTTCGTCAGCGCGTTGCCATCGTAGCGGCAGGGCCGATAGCCAACTTCCTGCTGGCATTTGT includes:
- the ispC gene encoding 1-deoxy-D-xylulose-5-phosphate reductoisomerase, giving the protein MSRPQQITVLGATGSIGLSTLDVIARHPDRYQVFALSGFTRLSELLALCVRHVPRFAVVPEVAAARTLQDDLRAAGLSTRVLVGEEGLCQVASDPEVETVMAAIVGAAGLRPTLAAVEAGKKILLANKEALVMSGALFMQAVRKSGSVLLPIDSEHNAIFQCMPLDYARGLEAVGVRRILLTASGGPFRQTPMAELAHVSPDQACAHPNWSMGRKISVDSASMMNKGLELIEACWLFDAKPSQVEVVIHPQSVIHSLVDYVDGSVLAQLGNPDMRTPIANALAWPERIDSGVAPLDLFAIARLDFQAPDEERFPCLRLARQAAEAGNSAPAMLNAANEVAVAAFLDERVRYPEIASIIEEVLNLEPVVAVDDLDAVFTADAKARLLAGQWLSRHGR
- the pyrH gene encoding UMP kinase yields the protein MAQQGSGYQARYKRILLKLSGEALMGSEEFGIDPKVLDRMALEVGQLVGIGVQVGLVIGGGNLFRGAALSAAGMDRVTGDHMGMLATVMNALAMRDALERANISAIVMSAISMVGVTDHYDRRKAMRHLNSKDVVIFAAGTGNPFFTTDSAACLRAIEIDADVVLKATKVDGVYTADPFKDPHAEKFDHLTYDEVLDRKLGVMDLTAICLCRDHKMPLRVFNMNKPGALLNIVHGGAEGTLIEEGQQ
- the rpsB gene encoding 30S ribosomal protein S2, with protein sequence MSQVNMRDMLKAGVHFGHQTRYWNPKMGKYIFGARNKIHIINLEKTLPMFNEALTFVERLAQGKNKILFVGTKRSAGKIVAEEAARCGSPYVDHRWLGGMLTNFKTIRASIKRLRDLEVQAEDGTFAKLTKKEALMRTRDLEKLDRSLGGIKDMGGLPDALFVIDVDHERIAITEANKLGIPVIGVVDTNSSPEGVDYIIPGNDDAIRAIQLYMGSMADAVIRGRNNVAGGTVEFAAEETQAAAE
- the tsf gene encoding translation elongation factor Ts, yielding MAEITAALVKELRERTGEGMMDCKKALTKAGGDIEKAIDDMRASGAIKAAKKAGNVAAEGAIALKEDGKSAVLLEVNSQTDFLALQDDFKEFVAASVEKAFADKLTDVAPLIEAQETARLVLVGKVGENVNIRRLARVEGDVVGGYLHGNKIGVAVVLKGGSVELAKDIAMHVAATNPEFLLPSEVSAEAIEREKGVFLTLNADKIAGKPENIVENMVKGRISKFLAEASLVEQAFVKNPEIKVGELAKKAGAEIVSFTYFKVGEGIEKPVDNFAEEVAAQLAAAKQ
- the uppS gene encoding polyprenyl diphosphate synthase; its protein translation is MDKTKQTAPSAVPRHVAIIMDGNNRWAKKRFMPGVAGHKAGVDAVRAVIEVCAEAKVEVLTLFAFSSENWQRPADEVSALMDLFFRALRREAKRLNDNNISLRIIGDRSRFHPELQAAMREAEAMTVGANRFVLQIAANYGGQWDIAQAAQRLAREVQAGHLRPEDITPGLLQTCLVTGDLPLPDLCIRTGGEHRISNFLLWQLAYAELYFSDLFWPDFKHDAMRNALADFASRQRRFGKTSEQVEAGARV
- a CDS encoding phosphatidate cytidylyltransferase, which gives rise to MLKQRIITALILLPIALCGFFLLEGSGFALFIGLVVTLGAWEWARLAGFADQAFRVGYAAVVALVLFVMYILPGLAPWVLGASVLWWAVATYLVLTYPRSSEHWSNAATKLVIGLLILLPAWQGLVQIKQYPLGNWLIMAVMVLVWGADIGAYFSGRAFGKRKLAPQVSPGKSWEGVYGGLALSLVITTIVALVRDWTVAELLKGLIGAALIVFVSVVGDLTESMFKRQSGIKDSSNLLPGHGGVLDRIDSLTAAIPVFAVLLWMAAP
- the frr gene encoding ribosome recycling factor, translated to MINEIKKDAQERMQKSVESLAHNFGRIRTGQAHPSILEGVMVPYYGSDTPIKQVANITVKDARTLQVVAFERNMLGAVDKAIGSAGLNLNPTNLGELLLISMPALTEETRKGFTKQARDVAEDARVAVRNIRRDANSQLKDLVKEKEISEDEERRATGEIDDLTKKFVAKIDADLAQKEKDLMAV
- the map gene encoding type I methionyl aminopeptidase gives rise to the protein MTVTLKTPEDIAKMRIAGKLAADVLEMIAEYVKPGVTTDQLNQTCHDYIVNEQKAIPAPLNYKGYPKSICTSINHVVCHGIPNDKPLKDGDTLNIDVTVIKDGYHGDTSRMFHVGNVPVWAERLSQVTQECMYKAIEIVKPGCRLGDIGEIIQKHAEKNGFSVVREFCGHGIGKVFHEEPQILHYGRAGTGMELKAGMTFTIEPMINQGRADTKVLGDGWTAITKDRKLSAQWEHTLLVTETGYEIFTLRGDDTIPRVSA